A region of Sphingomonas sp. DNA encodes the following proteins:
- a CDS encoding M20/M25/M40 family metallo-hydrolase, with amino-acid sequence MHFKSLLVGFAALSLSVSAAAEEPVFTAEAFRSHVAFLGNDLLEGREAGTRGYDIAAHYVATQFEGLGLRPGANGGWFQNIQFVRSSLAGTPRLTIGGRTFDQGSHILIRASADTSALDLTAPAVFVGYGIDAPGIGFDDYAGLDVRGKVVVALSGYPAGTASDVGAHLSSGKARMAAARGAVGMITIRTAGDIRTFPWRALVGAAGRPSVSWVGADGRPFSSDGLRFGATAEGDAATALFQGARRSLEQVMREAGRRGARPRGFALSQDVRAERAEGTQSRFESANVVAVLPGNDPALANEYVLLMAHLDGLGVRARREGDAEDADLIRNGAMDNATGVSTLIEVARAMADPANRPRRPILIAAVTAEEIGLIGANYLVHNPIVDGRIVGVVNLDMPVLTYDFSDVIAFGAEHSTMGETVTRAATRMQVGVIPDPMPEQGIFTRSDHYRFVQAGVPSVFLMTGFGGEGAERFRHFLSTEYHSVNDDLNLPFNWDAGARFVRLNYLIAREIADAPAAPRWNADSPFAPAAE; translated from the coding sequence ATGCATTTCAAGAGCCTGCTCGTCGGTTTCGCCGCGCTGTCGCTTTCCGTTTCCGCCGCGGCCGAAGAACCGGTCTTCACCGCCGAGGCCTTCCGCTCCCATGTTGCTTTCCTGGGCAATGACCTGCTGGAAGGACGCGAGGCCGGCACGCGCGGCTACGACATCGCGGCCCATTATGTCGCGACACAGTTCGAGGGGCTGGGCTTGCGGCCGGGCGCGAATGGCGGCTGGTTCCAGAATATCCAGTTCGTCCGCTCCAGCCTCGCCGGCACGCCGCGCCTCACCATCGGCGGACGGACCTTCGACCAGGGCAGCCACATCTTGATCCGCGCCAGCGCCGACACGTCTGCGCTCGACCTGACCGCGCCGGCCGTGTTCGTCGGCTACGGCATCGATGCGCCCGGCATCGGCTTCGACGATTATGCGGGACTGGACGTGCGCGGCAAGGTGGTGGTGGCGCTGAGCGGCTATCCCGCCGGCACGGCCAGCGACGTCGGCGCGCATCTCAGCTCCGGCAAGGCGCGCATGGCGGCCGCGCGCGGGGCGGTGGGCATGATCACGATCCGCACGGCTGGCGACATCCGGACCTTCCCGTGGCGCGCCTTGGTCGGTGCGGCCGGCCGGCCGAGCGTGAGCTGGGTCGGCGCCGACGGGCGGCCTTTCTCAAGCGACGGCCTGCGCTTCGGCGCGACCGCCGAGGGCGATGCGGCGACGGCCTTGTTCCAGGGCGCGCGGCGTTCGCTGGAACAGGTGATGCGCGAGGCCGGCCGCCGTGGCGCCCGGCCGCGCGGCTTCGCGCTCAGTCAGGACGTGCGCGCCGAACGGGCCGAAGGGACGCAGAGCCGATTCGAAAGCGCCAATGTCGTCGCCGTCCTGCCGGGCAACGATCCCGCCCTCGCGAACGAATATGTGCTGTTGATGGCCCATCTCGACGGGCTGGGCGTGCGCGCCCGGCGCGAGGGCGATGCGGAGGATGCCGATCTGATCCGCAATGGGGCGATGGACAATGCGACCGGCGTCTCGACCCTGATCGAGGTCGCGCGCGCCATGGCCGACCCCGCCAACCGCCCGCGCCGCCCGATCCTGATCGCAGCGGTGACGGCCGAGGAGATCGGCCTGATCGGTGCCAATTACCTCGTCCACAACCCGATCGTCGACGGACGCATCGTCGGCGTCGTCAATCTCGACATGCCGGTGCTGACCTACGATTTCTCCGACGTGATCGCCTTCGGCGCCGAACATTCGACGATGGGCGAGACGGTGACGCGCGCCGCAACGCGGATGCAGGTCGGCGTCATTCCCGACCCGATGCCGGAACAGGGCATCTTCACCCGCTCCGACCATTATCGCTTCGTGCAAGCCGGCGTGCCGTCCGTGTTCCTGATGACCGGCTTCGGCGGCGAAGGCGCCGAGCGGTTCAGGCACTTTCTTTCCACCGAATATCACAGCGTGAACGACGATCTGAACCTGCCGTTCAACTGGGACGCCGGGGCGCGCTTCGTGCGGCTCAATTACCTGATCGCGCGCGAAATCGCGGACGCGCCGGCGGCGCCGCGCTGGAACGCCGACAGCCCGTTCGCGCCGGCGGCGGAATAA
- a CDS encoding cupin-like domain-containing protein encodes MTAFGAGARTALSAAYPEMPVLLDHGLAGHPLLTLDVLAGLAQRIRPVDVEYNRADLPVGIDPADTPANGLSVARTIREIEQCGSWMVLKFVEQDPAYRALLNETLALLEENVRPATRAMLKREAFVFISSPGAVTPFHFDPEHNILLQIRGTKRMTIFPAADEALVSGAAHEAFHAGGHRNLVWRDEFAAKGAAFDLAPGKAVYVPVKAPHWVKNGPEVSISLSVTWRSEWSYREEYARAMNAMLRRAGLSPAAPGRYPRQNRVKSFGWRVIDKARRTLGGRT; translated from the coding sequence ATGACCGCGTTCGGCGCCGGCGCGCGCACCGCTTTGTCCGCGGCCTATCCGGAGATGCCGGTGCTACTCGATCATGGCCTGGCCGGCCATCCGCTGCTGACGCTCGATGTGCTGGCCGGGCTGGCGCAGCGCATCCGGCCCGTCGATGTCGAATATAATCGCGCCGATCTGCCGGTCGGCATCGACCCCGCAGACACGCCCGCCAACGGCCTCTCCGTCGCGCGGACGATCCGCGAGATCGAGCAATGCGGTTCCTGGATGGTGCTGAAATTCGTCGAGCAGGATCCGGCTTATCGCGCCTTGCTCAACGAGACGCTCGCTTTGCTGGAAGAGAATGTGCGCCCCGCCACTCGCGCGATGCTGAAGCGCGAGGCGTTCGTCTTCATCTCCTCGCCCGGCGCCGTCACGCCGTTTCACTTCGATCCCGAGCACAACATCCTGCTCCAGATCCGGGGCACGAAGCGCATGACAATCTTTCCCGCCGCCGACGAGGCGCTGGTGAGCGGCGCGGCGCATGAGGCCTTCCACGCCGGCGGTCACCGCAACCTCGTCTGGCGCGACGAGTTCGCGGCGAAGGGCGCGGCGTTCGATCTGGCGCCGGGCAAGGCCGTCTACGTGCCGGTCAAGGCGCCGCACTGGGTGAAGAACGGGCCGGAGGTGTCGATCTCGCTTTCGGTCACCTGGCGCAGCGAATGGAGCTATCGCGAGGAATATGCGCGCGCCATGAACGCGATGCTCCGCCGCGCCGGCCTGAGCCCCGCCGCGCCGGGCCGCTATCCGCGCCAGAATCGTGTGAAGTCCTTCGGCTGGCGCGTCATCGACAAGGCGCGCCGCACGCTGGGGGGCAGAACATGA
- a CDS encoding polysaccharide deacetylase family protein: protein MTQPELVVVVDTEEEFDWKSDFSRTATATRSIPAQARAHEIYDLYGVVPTYVIDYPVATNPEAVAFLRGLADAGRAEIGAHLHPWVTPPHDEEVTRRNSYHCNLPPELERAKIAAITQAIQRGFRVRPTVFKAGRHGFGPGTAAALAELGYRVDCSMVPHTSYTADGGPDFRRVPETPHWLDEEAGLLEIPMSVGYFGALPGLGAKADWLFDHPRAGRLHLPGILARTGIVSRTRLTPEGVPVAEQCRLIEAMLRRGRRTFTLTYHSPSLAPGNTPYVHDEAGLYAFLGRIDAVLRFFRDSVGGRFTTLSEIHARCTAEGRQAA, encoded by the coding sequence ATGACCCAGCCCGAACTGGTCGTCGTCGTCGACACCGAGGAGGAATTCGACTGGAAGAGCGATTTCTCGCGCACGGCGACCGCGACGCGATCGATTCCCGCCCAGGCGCGCGCGCACGAAATCTACGACCTTTACGGTGTCGTGCCGACCTATGTGATCGACTATCCGGTCGCGACGAACCCTGAGGCTGTCGCCTTCCTGCGCGGCCTTGCCGATGCCGGCCGGGCGGAGATCGGCGCGCATCTCCATCCCTGGGTCACGCCGCCGCACGATGAAGAGGTGACGCGGCGCAACTCCTATCATTGCAACCTGCCGCCCGAGCTGGAGCGCGCCAAGATCGCGGCGATCACCCAGGCGATCCAACGCGGGTTCCGCGTGCGGCCGACCGTGTTCAAGGCGGGCCGCCACGGCTTCGGGCCCGGTACGGCGGCGGCGCTGGCGGAACTCGGCTATCGCGTCGATTGCTCCATGGTCCCGCACACCAGCTATACGGCGGACGGCGGCCCTGATTTCCGGCGCGTGCCAGAGACGCCGCACTGGCTCGATGAAGAGGCCGGCCTGCTCGAAATACCGATGAGCGTCGGCTATTTCGGCGCGCTGCCCGGGCTGGGCGCGAAGGCGGACTGGCTGTTCGATCATCCCCGCGCGGGGCGCCTGCATCTGCCCGGCATCCTGGCGCGCACCGGCATCGTCTCGCGCACCCGGCTGACGCCCGAAGGCGTGCCGGTTGCCGAGCAGTGCCGGCTGATCGAGGCGATGCTCCGGCGCGGCCGGCGCACCTTCACGCTCACCTATCACAGCCCCAGCCTGGCGCCCGGCAATACGCCCTATGTCCATGACGAGGCGGGGCTGTACGCCTTTCTCGGCCGGATCGACGCGGTGCTGCGCTTCTTCCGGGATTCGGTCGGGGGGCGCTTCACTACCTTGAGCGAAATCCACGCGCGCTGTACGGCGGAAGGCCGGCAGGCGGCATGA
- a CDS encoding GNAT family N-acetyltransferase, which produces MYRAGRIATLAETTQASVARFTPVPDSAELRAFVHDGIDPRLARDWAALAGQASEPNGFAEHWFVAASLATLRGGRDVRIVEVRRGGAMIGVMPIAIEHRYGRLRVRFLQNWCHHHSFLGTPLIRAGEETAFWTALLDLLDSADWVPGFLHLRGLVEDGPVHRGLIAARPGAATVHREARALLCSELSPAAYYEQAVRQKKRKEHRRLRARLAEQGALRAHILGDGRALHAWADAFLALERAGWKGRAGSALACAVDTEGFFRDALAGAWEAGRLQFLRLDLEGRPIAMLVNFLCAPGGFSFKTAFDEAYAHFSPGVLLQIENLGNLGRPDIAWMDSCAAENHPMIEGLWRERRVLARVTVPLKGTRRAATFRACRVIESSWALAKRAGR; this is translated from the coding sequence ATGTATCGGGCGGGACGCATCGCGACATTGGCGGAAACGACGCAGGCCAGCGTCGCCCGATTCACGCCCGTGCCCGATTCCGCCGAGTTGCGCGCCTTCGTCCATGACGGCATCGATCCGCGCCTGGCGCGCGACTGGGCGGCGCTGGCCGGACAGGCATCGGAACCGAATGGATTCGCCGAGCACTGGTTCGTCGCGGCTTCGCTGGCGACGCTGCGCGGCGGGCGCGACGTGCGGATCGTCGAGGTCCGGCGCGGCGGCGCGATGATTGGCGTGATGCCGATCGCGATCGAGCATCGTTACGGGCGCCTGCGTGTCCGTTTCCTGCAGAATTGGTGCCATCATCACAGCTTCCTCGGTACGCCGCTGATCCGCGCGGGCGAGGAAACCGCGTTCTGGACAGCACTGCTCGACCTTCTCGACAGCGCGGATTGGGTGCCGGGCTTCCTGCATCTGCGTGGGCTGGTCGAAGACGGTCCCGTGCATCGCGGCCTGATCGCGGCACGGCCCGGCGCGGCGACCGTCCACCGCGAAGCCCGCGCGCTGCTGTGCAGCGAGCTGTCGCCGGCCGCCTATTACGAGCAGGCGGTGCGCCAGAAGAAACGCAAGGAGCACCGCCGCCTGCGCGCCCGGCTGGCCGAACAGGGTGCATTGCGCGCCCATATCCTGGGCGATGGGCGCGCGCTTCATGCATGGGCCGACGCCTTTCTCGCGCTCGAACGCGCCGGCTGGAAGGGTCGGGCGGGCAGCGCGCTGGCCTGCGCGGTCGATACGGAGGGCTTCTTCCGCGATGCGCTGGCCGGCGCCTGGGAAGCGGGGCGGCTCCAGTTCCTGCGGCTCGACCTGGAGGGCAGGCCGATCGCCATGCTGGTCAATTTCCTGTGCGCGCCGGGCGGTTTCTCGTTCAAGACCGCGTTCGACGAGGCCTATGCGCATTTCTCGCCCGGCGTGCTGCTCCAGATCGAAAATCTGGGCAATCTCGGCCGGCCCGACATCGCTTGGATGGACAGTTGCGCGGCCGAAAATCACCCGATGATCGAGGGCCTGTGGCGGGAGCGGCGCGTGCTCGCGCGCGTCACCGTGCCGCTCAAGGGCACGCGTCGCGCCGCGACGTTCCGCGCCTGCCGCGTGATCGAAAGCAGCTGGGCGCTGGCCAAGAGGGCAGGGCGATGA
- a CDS encoding iron ABC transporter permease yields the protein MAALPLLGVIWAAFSGETADIAGRDVLRYAATSAWLALLVGAITALLGSIAAWLVVMHRFPGRDIFAWALALPLAAPAFALAYAYGDLFDVAGELRMWMRAALGFDMPFEMRTISGAAFVLSCAFYPYVYLAMRAAFLNQSVTALEAARTLGCTQRSAFLRAAMPLARPALAAGVALAVMETLADYGAVQFLAVQTLTTGVVRAWSVYGSTASAAQFALPLLGAAALLLWIERAGRRGRGYESANSKWRPLPVTPLPPAKAVLASLFCFALLFFGLLLPCGWLLWSSLDVAPQWPRLIDAATHSVTLGVAGAVVTVTLATALALGAARLPLAARVASLGYATPGAVMAIGLLAPAAVIWRLTPGTSGFAVGIGLLIYAYSARLMAAALEPIDAGLSKVTARMAWASRTLGKGPAATAWKVQLPVARGALLTAGLVVFIDVLKELPATLILRPFNFDTLAVIASNYALDERLPQAGWPSLIIVGLALPAVIWLTRKIAMSRPGAA from the coding sequence GTGGCGGCGTTGCCGCTTCTCGGCGTCATCTGGGCGGCCTTTTCCGGCGAAACGGCGGACATCGCCGGCCGCGATGTGCTGCGCTACGCCGCGACCTCGGCCTGGCTGGCGCTGCTGGTCGGCGCGATCACCGCGCTCCTCGGCTCGATCGCCGCCTGGCTGGTGGTGATGCACCGCTTTCCGGGCCGCGACATCTTCGCCTGGGCGCTGGCGCTACCACTGGCGGCACCCGCCTTCGCACTCGCTTATGCCTATGGCGACCTGTTCGACGTGGCGGGGGAATTGCGCATGTGGATGCGCGCGGCATTGGGCTTCGACATGCCGTTCGAGATGCGGACCATATCCGGCGCGGCCTTCGTCCTCTCCTGCGCCTTCTATCCTTATGTCTATCTCGCCATGCGCGCGGCCTTCCTCAACCAGTCGGTCACGGCGCTGGAGGCGGCGCGGACACTCGGCTGCACGCAGCGCAGTGCCTTCCTGCGCGCCGCCATGCCGCTCGCCCGGCCCGCGCTCGCCGCGGGTGTGGCGCTGGCGGTGATGGAGACGCTCGCCGATTATGGCGCGGTCCAGTTCCTCGCCGTGCAGACGCTCACCACCGGCGTGGTGCGGGCCTGGTCGGTCTATGGCTCGACCGCCTCGGCGGCGCAGTTCGCCTTGCCTTTGCTCGGCGCGGCGGCTTTGCTGCTGTGGATCGAGCGGGCCGGGCGCAGGGGCAGGGGTTATGAAAGCGCCAATTCGAAATGGCGCCCGCTCCCCGTCACACCGCTCCCGCCGGCCAAGGCGGTTTTGGCCAGCCTGTTCTGCTTCGCCTTGCTCTTCTTCGGCCTGTTGCTGCCCTGCGGCTGGCTGCTCTGGAGCTCGCTCGACGTGGCGCCGCAATGGCCCCGGCTGATCGACGCGGCGACCCATTCGGTGACGTTGGGCGTGGCCGGCGCGGTCGTGACCGTAACCCTCGCCACCGCCTTGGCGTTGGGCGCGGCGCGGCTCCCGCTCGCCGCGCGCGTCGCCAGCCTCGGCTATGCGACGCCGGGTGCGGTGATGGCGATCGGCCTGCTCGCGCCGGCCGCTGTCATCTGGCGCCTTACGCCCGGCACATCCGGCTTCGCGGTCGGCATCGGTCTGCTCATCTACGCCTATTCCGCCCGGCTGATGGCCGCCGCGCTGGAGCCGATCGACGCGGGCCTCTCCAAGGTGACGGCCCGCATGGCCTGGGCCAGCCGCACGCTCGGCAAGGGCCCGGCCGCCACCGCCTGGAAGGTGCAGCTTCCCGTCGCGCGCGGTGCGCTGCTCACCGCCGGCCTCGTCGTCTTCATCGACGTGCTGAAGGAATTGCCGGCGACGCTGATCCTGCGCCCGTTCAATTTCGACACTCTGGCGGTGATCGCCAGCAATTACGCGCTGGACGAGCGGCTGCCCCAGGCTGGCTGGCCCTCGCTCATCATCGTCGGTCTCGCGCTGCCGGCGGTGATCTGGCTGACGCGCAAGATTGCCATGTCGCGCCCCGGCGCGGCATAG
- a CDS encoding extracellular solute-binding protein, with protein sequence MKPSAILAACAGLIMLAACGTGDAGNNSAQAGSGEVNLYTARHYDSDQALYDRFQQETGIRVNVIEGRPDELVARIQSEGERSPADLFVAADAGALWRAQRANLFQPVQSETLNAAIPANLREPAGNWYGFMRRARVVAYDSARVRPEEVDSYEKLATPRFRGKICVRSADSVYNLSLLGALIEAWGEERAEAWARGIVANMARQPEGGDRDQIRAVGAGVCEVAITNSYYYIRMANGDDARDREITQRVRLGFPSLDGQGAHVNVSGGGVLARAPNRDNAVRLLEFFASADSQRHISANNNEYPASPNVEAPEPVAAHANFTANPMSVAAFAARQPQAQSIMSRVGWR encoded by the coding sequence ATGAAACCCAGCGCGATTCTGGCCGCCTGTGCCGGCCTCATCATGCTCGCCGCGTGCGGCACCGGCGATGCCGGCAACAACAGTGCCCAGGCCGGCAGCGGGGAGGTCAATCTCTACACCGCCCGCCATTATGACAGCGATCAGGCGCTCTATGATCGTTTCCAGCAGGAGACGGGCATTCGCGTCAACGTGATCGAGGGCCGTCCGGACGAGCTGGTCGCGCGCATCCAGAGCGAGGGCGAACGCAGCCCCGCCGATCTCTTCGTCGCCGCCGATGCCGGCGCCCTGTGGCGCGCGCAGCGGGCGAACCTGTTCCAGCCGGTTCAGTCCGAAACCCTGAACGCCGCCATCCCGGCCAATCTGCGCGAACCTGCCGGCAACTGGTACGGCTTCATGCGCCGCGCCCGCGTCGTCGCCTATGACAGCGCGCGCGTCCGGCCGGAGGAAGTGGACAGCTACGAGAAGCTCGCCACGCCGCGTTTCCGGGGCAAGATCTGCGTGCGTTCTGCCGACAGCGTGTACAATCTCTCGCTGCTCGGTGCGCTCATCGAGGCGTGGGGCGAGGAGCGGGCCGAGGCCTGGGCGCGCGGCATTGTCGCCAACATGGCACGTCAGCCGGAAGGCGGCGACCGCGATCAGATCCGCGCGGTCGGCGCCGGCGTTTGCGAGGTCGCGATCACCAATTCCTATTATTATATCCGCATGGCCAATGGCGACGATGCGCGCGATCGCGAGATCACCCAGCGGGTCCGGCTCGGCTTCCCGAGCCTGGACGGGCAGGGGGCGCATGTGAACGTCTCGGGCGGGGGCGTGCTGGCCCGCGCTCCGAACCGCGACAATGCCGTCCGGCTGCTCGAATTCTTCGCCTCGGCGGATTCGCAGCGACACATCTCGGCCAACAACAACGAATATCCGGCCTCGCCCAATGTCGAGGCGCCGGAGCCGGTGGCGGCCCATGCGAACTTCACCGCCAATCCGATGTCGGTGGCGGCCTTCGCGGCTCGCCAGCCGCAGGCCCAGTCGATCATGAGCCGCGTGGGCTGGCGATAA
- a CDS encoding ABC transporter ATP-binding protein, whose amino-acid sequence MTVSPPPILDIRAVTRAYPGIVALDAVSLGLCAGRITCLLGPSGCGKSTLLRLLAGLEPVDAGEIEAAGQLISAPGRTVPPEARNIGLVFQDFALFPHLDVAQNVAFGLDGMDRKARRARALELLDRFKLAHRADAWPHTLSGGEQQRVAIARALAREPSALLLDEPFSGLDGDLKAEVRHVVLSGLRAAKAAILIVTHDPEEAMLVADDLALMSAGRLLQAGSPEHCYLNPASLAAARLLGPANLVPAEVRAGMARSPFGELSAPDAPDGPATLMIRPEALGIAGEGVAVMVTEVHFGGAFHEVTVEAEGVAVTLRHIGPDVPAAGPARVAIDPARARLLAG is encoded by the coding sequence ATGACCGTTTCGCCGCCGCCCATATTGGACATCCGCGCCGTCACCCGCGCCTATCCAGGGATCGTCGCGCTCGATGCCGTGTCGCTGGGGCTGTGTGCGGGGCGGATCACCTGCCTGCTCGGCCCGTCCGGCTGCGGCAAGAGCACCTTGCTGCGCCTGCTCGCCGGGCTGGAGCCGGTGGATGCGGGAGAGATCGAGGCGGCGGGCCAGCTCATCTCCGCGCCCGGCCGCACCGTCCCGCCGGAGGCCCGCAATATCGGCCTGGTCTTCCAGGATTTCGCGCTCTTCCCGCATCTCGATGTCGCACAGAATGTCGCCTTCGGGCTGGACGGTATGGACCGCAAGGCGCGCCGTGCCCGCGCGCTGGAGCTGCTCGATCGCTTCAAGCTCGCGCACCGCGCCGATGCCTGGCCGCACACCTTGTCCGGCGGCGAGCAGCAGCGCGTCGCCATCGCGCGCGCCTTGGCACGCGAGCCGTCGGCCCTGCTGCTCGATGAGCCCTTTTCCGGCCTGGACGGCGATCTCAAGGCGGAAGTCCGCCATGTCGTCCTGTCCGGTCTGCGTGCCGCGAAGGCCGCGATCCTGATCGTCACCCACGATCCGGAGGAGGCGATGCTGGTCGCCGACGATCTCGCCTTGATGTCCGCCGGCCGCCTGCTCCAGGCCGGCAGCCCGGAGCATTGTTATCTCAACCCTGCATCGCTCGCCGCCGCGCGGCTGCTGGGGCCGGCCAATCTCGTGCCCGCCGAGGTGAGGGCAGGGATGGCGCGCTCCCCGTTTGGCGAACTGTCCGCCCCGGACGCGCCGGATGGCCCGGCCACATTGATGATCCGCCCCGAAGCGCTGGGCATCGCCGGCGAAGGTGTCGCCGTGATGGTCACGGAGGTGCATTTCGGCGGCGCCTTCCACGAAGTGACGGTGGAAGCCGAAGGCGTCGCCGTCACGCTGCGCCATATCGGCCCTGACGTTCCCGCTGCGGGCCCGGCGCGTGTTGCGATCGACCCGGCGCGGGCCCGGCTGCTGGCCGGCTAG
- a CDS encoding long-chain fatty acid--CoA ligase: MLGTMQDFELRVPRLLDHAEREHGAREIVSYWADGTMTRTSWAGIARDARKLAQALEKLGVKPGERVATLAMNHSRHLVAWYGAIGMGGVIHTINPRLFDEQLAYIANHAEDKVLFYDKMFESIVERLKPQWTTIDHYVCFDDGAFEALIGAEDGRYAWVEGPEREPCMLCYTSGTTGHPKGVLYTHRSSVIHALAEMQPAVFDLDSTAVALPVVPMFHAAAWGLPFAGAAAGIKFVYSAVNDPTVLCTLMNEEKVTHSAGVPTVWLAMFQYMDASGKRPEHLKIVTIGGSAAPRAMIERIMKMGVRVNHAWGMTETSPIGTMGAPSYDWDDLSFEEQVDLTCRQGRVPFGVELRVIGPDGEVLPRDGESSGNLQIRGPWIIRRYFKADADAADADGWFDTGDVAVLHPDGTMQITDRSKDVIKSGGEWISSVDLENAAVGCAGVAEAAAIGVHHPKWDERPLLLVIRKEDSGVSADDIQAHLANHVAKWWLPDEILFVDSLPHTATGKLLKTALREQYRDHRLVTA, encoded by the coding sequence ATGCTGGGCACGATGCAGGATTTCGAGCTGCGGGTTCCGCGGCTGCTGGATCATGCCGAGCGCGAGCATGGCGCCCGCGAGATCGTCAGCTACTGGGCGGACGGCACGATGACCCGCACGAGCTGGGCTGGAATCGCCCGCGACGCGCGCAAACTGGCGCAGGCGTTGGAGAAACTGGGGGTGAAGCCGGGGGAGCGGGTCGCGACGCTGGCGATGAACCACAGCCGCCATCTCGTCGCCTGGTATGGCGCGATCGGCATGGGCGGCGTGATCCACACTATCAATCCGCGCCTGTTCGACGAACAGCTCGCCTACATCGCCAATCATGCGGAGGACAAAGTCCTCTTCTACGACAAGATGTTCGAATCGATCGTGGAGCGGCTGAAGCCGCAATGGACGACGATCGACCATTATGTCTGCTTCGACGACGGGGCGTTCGAAGCGCTGATCGGCGCGGAGGACGGCCGTTATGCCTGGGTGGAAGGGCCGGAGCGCGAGCCGTGCATGCTCTGCTACACGTCCGGCACCACCGGCCATCCCAAAGGCGTGCTCTACACGCACCGCTCCAGCGTCATACACGCATTGGCCGAGATGCAGCCGGCGGTGTTCGATCTCGATTCCACCGCCGTCGCGCTGCCGGTCGTGCCGATGTTCCATGCCGCCGCCTGGGGGCTACCTTTCGCGGGCGCCGCTGCGGGGATCAAGTTCGTCTATTCGGCGGTCAACGATCCCACGGTGCTGTGCACCTTGATGAACGAGGAGAAGGTGACGCACTCCGCCGGCGTGCCCACCGTCTGGCTCGCCATGTTCCAGTATATGGACGCGAGCGGAAAGCGGCCCGAGCATCTGAAGATCGTCACGATCGGCGGCTCGGCGGCACCGCGCGCGATGATCGAGCGGATCATGAAGATGGGCGTGCGGGTCAACCATGCCTGGGGCATGACCGAAACCTCGCCGATCGGCACGATGGGCGCGCCCAGCTACGATTGGGACGATCTGTCGTTCGAGGAGCAGGTCGATCTCACCTGCCGGCAGGGGCGGGTGCCGTTCGGCGTCGAGCTGCGCGTGATCGGGCCGGACGGCGAGGTGCTGCCGCGTGACGGCGAATCCTCCGGCAATCTCCAGATCCGCGGTCCCTGGATCATCCGCCGCTATTTCAAGGCCGATGCCGACGCCGCCGATGCGGACGGCTGGTTCGACACGGGCGATGTCGCGGTTCTCCATCCGGACGGTACGATGCAGATCACCGACCGCTCAAAGGACGTCATCAAGTCGGGCGGCGAATGGATCAGCTCGGTCGATCTCGAAAATGCCGCGGTCGGCTGCGCGGGCGTCGCCGAGGCCGCCGCGATCGGCGTCCATCACCCCAAATGGGACGAACGGCCGTTGCTGCTGGTCATCCGCAAGGAGGATTCGGGCGTGAGCGCCGACGACATCCAGGCGCATCTTGCGAATCACGTCGCGAAATGGTGGCTGCCGGACGAAATCCTGTTCGTCGACAGCCTGCCGCACACCGCGACCGGCAAGCTGCTCAAGACCGCCTTGCGCGAGCAATATCGCGATCACCGGCTCGTCACGGCTTAA